The genome window CTAAAGCTGTAAATGATCTGGGGAATCGTGCCAAAACAGGAAAGTTAAAACCGGATGATACTCAGGGAGGAACTTATACAGTTACCAATGTTGGGACTTTTGGAAGTGTTTTTGGAACGCCGATTATCAATCAGCCTCAAGTAGGTATATTAGCATTGGGGGCTATCCGTAAAGTGCCGGCTGTTATTGAAACTCCAGAAGGTGATTTTATTGGTATCCGTCAAAAAATGTTCTTGTCGCACAGTTATGACCATCGTGTTGTAGATGGAGCTTTGGGAGGAAGTTTTGTGAAACGCGTTGCAGAATACCTTGAAGCATTTGATATAAACAGAGATTATTAAATTCATATAAAATGAGAATAAACCCAACATTGTCTTTTGAAATGTTGGGTTTTCTTATTTATTAGTGTTTTAATGCTGACTTTAAAATGAAATCAAGCCCAAATTTTTATATTTGTACAATTAAATACAAAAAATGGAACTAAAACTCAATAAGCCAATTTGTTTTTTCGATCTTGAAACAACTGGAATCGATATCGGAAAAGACAGAATTGTAGAAATATCAGTTTTTAAAGTTTTCCCCAACGGAAATAAAGAAAGCAAAACATGGCTGGTGAATCCTACGATTCCAATTCCGCCTTCTTCAACAGCTATTCATGGTATAAGTAATGAAAAAGTGGCAAATGAGCCTACGTTTAAGGAATTGGCTCCGCAAGTTTACAACATGATTAAAGATAGCGATTTGGCTGGATTCAATTCGGATCGTTTTGATATACCTTTATTGGCTGAAGAATTACTGCGTGCCGGAGTTGATTTTGATATGAAAAACAGGGTTTCTGTAGATGTACAGACTATTTTTCATAAAATGGAAGAACGTACTTTGAGTGCGGCTTTGAAGTTTTACTGCGGTAAAGGTTTGGAAAATGCACATTCTGCCGAAGCTGATACTATGGCGACTTATGAAATTCTAAAAGCACAATTGGACCGTTATCCAGAACTGGAAAATGATATGAAATCATTGTCTGAGTTTACTACTAGAAAAAAAATAGCAGATTTCGCAGGAATGATCGCTTTTGATGCTGATAATGAAGAAATTTTTACCTTCGGGAAACACAAAGGAGCTAAGGTGGATAAGATTCTCGAAACAGAGCCAGGTTATTACAGCTGGATTCAAAATGCCGATTTTCCATTGTATACCAAAAAAGTTTTGACGGCTATTAAATTAAGAAAATTAAATACGAAATAAGTTTCTAAGTTGCTAAGATTCTAAGTCGCTAAGAAACTTAGGATCTTAGCGACTTAGAATCTTAGCAACTTAAGAAAGAATGAAAATAATCTGCATCGGCAGGAATTACGCCAGCCATATAGAAGAATTAAAAAATGAGCGCCCTTCTGAACCGGTTATTTTTATGAAACCGGATTCGGCTGTTTTGTTAAAACAGCATCCTTTTGTGATTCCGGAATTCTCGGAGGATATTCATCATGAAATTGAGCTTATTGTGAAAATAAGCAAAGTGGGAAAATATATTGAGCCTAAGTTTGCGCATAAATATTATGACGAAATTAGTGTAGGAATTGATTTTACGGCAAGAGATTTACAAGCTAAATTGAAAGAAAAAGGACTGCCTTGGGAAAAAGCCAAAGCATTTGACGGATCGGCTGTTATTGGAGAATTTTTACCTAAAAGTCAATTTGTTTCACTGGAAAATGTTACTTTTGAATTGAAGAACAATAATATTACCGTCCAAAAAGGGAATTCAGACATGATGTTGTGGAGTATTGATGAGCTGGTTTCGTACGTTTCTCAGTTTTTTACATTAAAAATCGGTGATATTATTTTTACAGGAACGCCAGCGGGAGTTGCAGCGGTAAACCCGAATGATGTTCTAGAAGGATTTTTAGAAGGACAAAAACTATTTAGAATACAAGTAAAATAATGGCTATAAAATACAACTTAGCAAAAGTGTACGCACTTTCAGATAATGACCCGGAATTTGTAAATGAAATTTTAAATTTATTTGTTACTGAAGTACCGGATGATTTAGCGCAGATAGGGGATGGTATCAAGAAGAAAGATTATAAGCAGACCTATGCTTTTGCACACAAACTGAAACCTACTTTAGATTTATTGGGTTTGAATGTGGCATTCGAAGAAATTTTGCAAATCGAGGCCTGGACTAAAACAGAAGGTAAAAAGAAAGAAATAATTGAAACATATAAAAGTGTTAAATCACAGGTGAAAGACGCTATCAAAGAGCTGAAAAAAGATTTCGACCTTTAGTCTTCACTTTAATTTTTTTATAAAAGTATAAGACATAGAAAATCTAACAGTTGTATGAGAGATTACAATAGTTAGATTTTTTTTATTGAATATAAAACAAAAGTTTTTAAAATATGAAAGCAGCCATAGTTACAATTGGAGATGAAATTTTAATTGGTCAGATTGTTGATACAAATTCGGGTTTTATAGCCAAATCATTAGATAGAATAGGAGTTGAGGTTCGTGAAATGCTTTCTGTAAGTGATTCTCGTGAACATATTCTGGATACATTTTCAAAACTGCAGAATACAGTTGATATTGTAATTATTACAGGAGGACTCGGGCCTACAAAGGATGATATAACTAAGAAAACATTTTGTGATTATTTTGAAGATGAATTGGTTGTTGATGATGCGGTTCTTGAACATGTAACTCAATTGATAGAAAGATTTTATAAACGGCCGATTACTCAGATTAATAAAGATCAGGCTTTGGTTCCTTCTAAGTGTACTGTTCTTGCTAATAAGGTTGGTACAGCACCAGGGATGTGGATAAAAAAGGAAAATACTGTGTTTGTTTCATTGCCGGGAGTTCCTTTTGAGATGAAATATTTGGTAGAAAATGAAATTATTCCCAAATTAGTTCAGGATTATAAGCGTCCATATATTCTTCATAAAACGATACTGACTTACGGACGCGGAGAAAGTGCAGTGGCGGAACAGATTGAAGACTGGGAAAATAATCTGCCCGAATTTATAAAGCTGGCTTATCTGCCTGCGTACGGAAGGGTGAATCTGCGTCTTTCGGCCAGAGGAACTAATAAAGAGTTGTTGGAAAAAGCAATAGAAGAGAATGTGATTTCTCTCACTGAAATAATAGGAGATATTATTGTAGGTTTTGAAGATGATGAAACTCTTGAAACAGTTATAGGAAAGATTCTAACACAGCAGAATAAAACTGTTGCCACCGCCGAAAGCTGTACAGGCGGAGGTGTTGCGCGGCTGCTAAGTTCTGTTCCTGGAGCTTCTAATTATTTTAAAGGAAGTGTTGTTGCTTATGCGACGGAAGTGAAGCAAAATGTATTAGGTATTCCGAAGAATTTGATTGAAGAACACAGTGTTGTGAGTGCTGAAGTCGCCAGAGCTATGGCTTTGAGCGTGAAAACATTACTAAAAACAGATTATGCTATCGCAACAACAGGCAATGCCGGTCCGTCAAAAGGGGAGGCAGATGCAAGTGTCGGGACGGTCTATATTGCTGTGGCTACGGCTAATGGAGTTTTTGCAGAAGAGTTTGATTTTGGTCAACCACGTGAAAAAGTGATAGATAGAGCATCGGTAAAAGGGCTTGAAATGTTATTGAAAGAAATTTCGAAAAAAGAACAATAATTTTTTTGGTTTATAGGTTTATTTTTCTTTCCTTTGCACCCTGATTTTGAATAACGATAAAAGATAAGTATAATGTCAAGAGTTTGTGACCTTACAGGTAAAAGAGCGATGGTAGGAAATAACGTTTCTCACGCTATGAACAAAACTAAGAGAAAATTTTCTGTAAACTTAGTTAAAAAGCGTTTTTATCTTCCAGAAGAAGATAGATGGATTACTCTTAGAGTAGCAGCATCTACGATAAAAACAATTAATAAAAATGGAATCGCTGCAGTTTTGAAAAAAGCGCAGTCAGAAGGATTTATTAAATAATCTTTTCCAAAATAAATATATAGCAAGATGGCAAAGAAAGGAAATAGAATCCAGGTAATTTTAGAATGTACTGAGCACAAAACTACAGGTGTTGCAGGAACTTCAAGATATATAACTACTAAGAACAAAAAAAATACTCCAGACAGATTAGAGATTAAAAAATTTAATCCAATCTTGAAAAGAGTTACTGTTCATAAAGAAATTAAATAATTAGAAATTTTTACTTGAGTAAAAGTTTTGTAAAACATTTGAATCATGGCAAAGAAAACCGTAGCATCGTTACAAACATCTTCTAAGAGATTATCAAAAGCCATCAAAATGGTGAAATCTCCAGTAACTGGCGCATATACATTCGTTGAATCTATTATGGCTCCTGAAGAAGTTGATGAATTCTTGAAAAAGAAATAATCATATTGCATTTTATAGATAAGCTACTTTCACTCGGAAGTAGCTTTTTTATTTTCTATATTTACATCTCAAAAGAAAACCTTTTTTAGGTGACAGCAAAAGATAAATCCGTTTTTTTAATTGATTTTTCTTGTTAAAGCCGATAAATGTAAATTCCAATCATAAAACTCCATTTTAAATGAGCTTTTTTAAAAAAATATTCTCTTCAGAGAAAAAAGACTCGAGCCTAAGCCAAGAGGCGAAACAATCATTAGATAAAGGTCTTGAGAAAACCAAAACCAGTTTTTTTTCCAAGTTAACCAAAGCGGTTGCTGGAAAATCAAAAGTGGATGATGATGTTTTGGATAATTTAGAAGAAATTCTTGTTTCTTCGGATGTGGGAGTAAATACAACTCTTAAAATAATTAACCGAATCGAAAAAAGAGTAGAAGCAGATAAATATCTTGGGACTGATGAGCTTAATCAGATTTTAAGAGATGAGATTGCAGGACTATTATCAGAAACTAATACGGGTGAAGCTACAGAATTTGTTATTCCGATAAACACAAAGCCTTATGTTTTGATGGTTGTTGGTGTAAATGGCGTAGGTAAAACAACGACAATTGGAAAACTTTCTTACCAATTTAAGAAAGCTGGTTATAAAGTAGTTCTAGGAGCAGCAGATACTTTCCGTGCTGCAGCGATTGATCAGCTGCAGATATGGGCAGACAGAGTAGGTATTCCTATTGTCCGTCAGGAAATGGGGAGTGATCCGGCTTCGGTAGCCTTTGATACGTTGCAATCTGCTGTCGCTCAAAACGCTGATGTTGTTATTATTGATACTGCCGGTCGTCTGCATAATAAAATTAACCTGATGAACGAACTTTCAAAAGTAAAACGTGTAATGCAGAAAGTGGTTGGCGATGCACCTCACGATGTAATGCTTGTTTTGGATGGTTCTACTGGACAGAATGCATTTGAACAGGCCAAACAGTTTACTGCTGCTACCGAGGTTTCGTGTTTAGCAGTTACCAAATTAGATGGTACTGCCAAAGGCGGTGTTGTAATTGGTATTTCGGATCAGTTTCAGATTCCTGTAAAATATATTGGTGTCGGCGAAGGAATTGAAGACTTACAGGTTTTCAATAAATACGAGTTTGTTGACAGCTTTTTTAAATAATTGTTAGTTGTTTATGAAAAATTATAGTCCTATTTATTTTTACTTTGTCAGCATTATTGCATTTGTTTTGGCAAATGTTCTCAGAGAAAAAAGCGTTCCGGTATATTATGTTTTATTATTGATTGGCGTAATATTCTTTGTCTTGGGAGTAACCAAGAGAGTACGGAATAATAAATAGAATAGTTGTTTTATGCTTTGCTTACTGATACAAAGCATTTATTTTTGTCCAAAGTGTTTTGTCAAAGTCGGATAAAGCTAAATTAACGTTATCAGCTGCTTCGCCCATTCGGATGACAACCATTTTTTTGCTTGGAACAATATAGATTTTCTGGTCGTTTTTACCCAAAGCCATAAACATGTCATTTGGTCCTGTTGGGATAATGCTTCCTTGAAAAGAAGCTTGTGATTGTGGCAGATGATAACTCGCTTTGCCGTTCAGCCACCACAGATAGCCGTAGCCTAAGTTGATGTTTTGTGAAGTGTTTGTAGCTTCATTGAAATAACTTTCATTTAAAATTACATCATCATTCCATTTTCCTTTATTGTACATCAACAATCCAAAACGAGCCATGCTTCTTGTTGTGCTGTAATATACGCTGTTGTTGCCAGAAGCAAACCAAGAGCCATCCATTCCTATTTTGTCTCTTAATTTGGTGTTGAAATAGGCAGACCATGTTTGTCTGGAAGCTGCAGCAACAACATCCTGCAGTTTTACATACACATTATGATATGCCCAACGTGTTCCAGCATCGGCAGTATAAGTTAAGGCAGATGGTGTGACATCATCAGTGGCGTCGTTAAGCCCTGAAGTCATTGTCAGTAAATTTTTGCAGGTAATTAGATTTTCTTTGTCAATAGGAGTGCTAGTCCAGCCTGTTCCTATGTATTGAGATACTTTATTATTGATATTGATGAGGTTTTCCTGCTGTGCAATTCCAGTCATTGCTGATGTTAATGTTTTTCCTGCACTTGCCCAGTACCAATTTGTAGCAGCATCATGGCCATTGAAATAATTTTCCATTACGATCTGACCATTAACAAGAATGATAAAACCTTTAGTGTTTTTGAGTTTTAGGTAATCTAAAAGCGGCTGTACGGCTGCTTTATTCCAATCAAGGCTTTCAACTGATTTGGTTTTCCAGGTAGTTCCTGTAAGTGGCGGAAAGTATAGTGGTTCTTCAGTAGGAGGAGTATCTGATTCTTTATTATCTGAGGAACAATTGATACAAAAAACAGCAACAAATAGTAATAGTAGTGATTTAGACATGGTTATGATATTAGGTATTTGGGTAGGATCAAAAATATAGAAAATAGTTTAATCACAAAGCATTTTTTTGTTTTCTTTGGATTATTTAAGTTTAACTTTGCAGTTTCGCTAAAGTTGCTGTTAGCTGGATTCCTTAGTCCTGATTACTTCACTAAACATTCATTTTAATTGGAGTTCAGTGAACTTTGTTTACAGCGGACAGCAGGATATAGTTTCTTAAAAAATAAATTATTTATGAAAAAAGTATTTGGTGTTTTATTAATTGCCCTTTTATTCGTTGGCTGTAAACAAAAAATAAATCCTGCGGATGTTTTAAAAATCAACGGGTATTGGGAAATTGAAAAAGTGGTTTTGGAGGATGGAAGCGAAAAACAATATGGCGTGAATGAATCCTTTGATTATTTCCAGATTGATAAAAATAATTCAGGAATCCGAAAGAAAGTGATGCCACAATTAGATGGAACTTTTTTGGTGAATAATACGTTCGAGAAAGTAAAAATCAGGTTTGCAGAGGATCAGACTTTTTTGGATTACACTACACCGTACATGAAATGGAGCGAGGAAATACTAGCTTTGACAGATAAAGAGTTGGTTGTTTTGAATGCAGAGAAAAAAGAATATCATTATAAAAAAGCAGGACCGATAAATCTAGATGACTATGGCAAAAAGACTAAATAATCAAAGTACTGTAGGAGATATCCTGAAACAGATTATTGAGGTGAATAAACTGCAGTCTGGAATGGATGAGATTGATGTGAAAGATGCTTGGCGTAATCTGATGGGGAACGGTGTGAACAGTTATACCAACAATGTGGTTTTGAAAGGATCAACTCTGTATGTTCAGTTAACCTCTGCGGTGCTGCGGGAAGAATTGAGTCACGGCAAATCCAAGATTATCAAAATGATTAATGAGGAATTGAGGAGAGATGTGGTGAAGGATGTTGTTTTGAGGTAAAGATTTCAGATTGTAGATTAACGATTTTTGATTTCAGATTTTAGCATATAAATAAAAATGCCGTTTCAAATTAAGAAACGGCATTTTTTATTAAATCTGAAATCTAAGTTCAGCAATTTAAAATCATAAATTAAAATTGCTCTCTTCCGGCAAAGTGGAATGCACTTTCGATAGCAGCGTTTTCGTCACTGTCAGATCCGTGAACTGCATTTTCTCCGATAGAAGCTGCATATGCTTTACGAATTGTTCCTTCGGCAGCATCAGCAGGGTTTGTAGCACCAATTAAAGTTCTGAAATCTTCAACGGCGTTTTCTTTTTCTAAAATTGCAGCAACGATAGGACCTCTTGACATGAATTCTACTAATTCTCCGTAGAAAGGTCTTGCAGCGTGCACAGCGTAAAATGCCTGAGCATCTGCAACAGTTAATTGAGTTAATTTCAAAGAAACGATTTTGAAACCACCGTTTGTAATCATTGCTAATATGTTTCCGATGTGTCCGTTTTGAACCGCATCTGGTTTAATCATTGTAAAAGTTCTATTAGTCGCCATTTTTTCTGTGTTTTAAAATTTTGTGCAAAAATATACTTTTTTTTTCGAAATATTTTAGCAAATTTTCGGTTTAATGGTGGAAATCTGTAATTACTGTTATTTTTTATACTTTAAAATACATTTTGTTTTTGTAAAAATAAGCCAAAAGTATTGACCAAAAACCTACATAAAGCAGGGCAAATACTAATGATGCAGTCATCGGGTTTTCGAAATACGGCTGTACTCCCAGAAAATATAAATAATCCCAAAGATTAGTCTGTTCAGTAGGTGTTTTTGGATTTGGCAATGAAATCATTCCCATGGCCTGTGGTATAATCTGAGAAAGAAAGAAAACGATCATTGGATTTACTCCCCAAATCAGGAATAATCGGGTTCCTTTTTTATAATCAGCAATATCAATCAGGTAGTATAAAAGAGATAAAGTAAGAGCAGCAAGTCCAGCTGTGTATAAAACGTATGAACTTGTCCAAAGCGCTTTGTTTATAGGGAAAACGATATTCCAAATTTGCCCAAGAATAATTAAAATTACCCCTGTGAGCAGTATTTTTTTGAATTTTTCAGTTTTTAATGATGCGCTGTTTAGTAGCTGGCCAATTAGTAAACCTATTATTCCCGTTGCAATTGCAGGAATAGTGCTTAGTACACCTTCGGGATCCCAAGTTTTGGTTGCCTCCCACATATGCCCTTTTAATAGAATACTGTCAGCCCAAGCCGC of Flavobacterium marginilacus contains these proteins:
- a CDS encoding 3'-5' exonuclease produces the protein MELKLNKPICFFDLETTGIDIGKDRIVEISVFKVFPNGNKESKTWLVNPTIPIPPSSTAIHGISNEKVANEPTFKELAPQVYNMIKDSDLAGFNSDRFDIPLLAEELLRAGVDFDMKNRVSVDVQTIFHKMEERTLSAALKFYCGKGLENAHSAEADTMATYEILKAQLDRYPELENDMKSLSEFTTRKKIADFAGMIAFDADNEEIFTFGKHKGAKVDKILETEPGYYSWIQNADFPLYTKKVLTAIKLRKLNTK
- a CDS encoding fumarylacetoacetate hydrolase family protein encodes the protein MKIICIGRNYASHIEELKNERPSEPVIFMKPDSAVLLKQHPFVIPEFSEDIHHEIELIVKISKVGKYIEPKFAHKYYDEISVGIDFTARDLQAKLKEKGLPWEKAKAFDGSAVIGEFLPKSQFVSLENVTFELKNNNITVQKGNSDMMLWSIDELVSYVSQFFTLKIGDIIFTGTPAGVAAVNPNDVLEGFLEGQKLFRIQVK
- a CDS encoding Hpt domain-containing protein, whose product is MAIKYNLAKVYALSDNDPEFVNEILNLFVTEVPDDLAQIGDGIKKKDYKQTYAFAHKLKPTLDLLGLNVAFEEILQIEAWTKTEGKKKEIIETYKSVKSQVKDAIKELKKDFDL
- a CDS encoding competence/damage-inducible protein A; the encoded protein is MKAAIVTIGDEILIGQIVDTNSGFIAKSLDRIGVEVREMLSVSDSREHILDTFSKLQNTVDIVIITGGLGPTKDDITKKTFCDYFEDELVVDDAVLEHVTQLIERFYKRPITQINKDQALVPSKCTVLANKVGTAPGMWIKKENTVFVSLPGVPFEMKYLVENEIIPKLVQDYKRPYILHKTILTYGRGESAVAEQIEDWENNLPEFIKLAYLPAYGRVNLRLSARGTNKELLEKAIEENVISLTEIIGDIIVGFEDDETLETVIGKILTQQNKTVATAESCTGGGVARLLSSVPGASNYFKGSVVAYATEVKQNVLGIPKNLIEEHSVVSAEVARAMALSVKTLLKTDYAIATTGNAGPSKGEADASVGTVYIAVATANGVFAEEFDFGQPREKVIDRASVKGLEMLLKEISKKEQ
- the rpmB gene encoding 50S ribosomal protein L28 is translated as MSRVCDLTGKRAMVGNNVSHAMNKTKRKFSVNLVKKRFYLPEEDRWITLRVAASTIKTINKNGIAAVLKKAQSEGFIK
- the rpmG gene encoding 50S ribosomal protein L33, which translates into the protein MAKKGNRIQVILECTEHKTTGVAGTSRYITTKNKKNTPDRLEIKKFNPILKRVTVHKEIK
- a CDS encoding DUF4295 domain-containing protein, whose product is MAKKTVASLQTSSKRLSKAIKMVKSPVTGAYTFVESIMAPEEVDEFLKKK
- the ftsY gene encoding signal recognition particle-docking protein FtsY, with amino-acid sequence MSFFKKIFSSEKKDSSLSQEAKQSLDKGLEKTKTSFFSKLTKAVAGKSKVDDDVLDNLEEILVSSDVGVNTTLKIINRIEKRVEADKYLGTDELNQILRDEIAGLLSETNTGEATEFVIPINTKPYVLMVVGVNGVGKTTTIGKLSYQFKKAGYKVVLGAADTFRAAAIDQLQIWADRVGIPIVRQEMGSDPASVAFDTLQSAVAQNADVVIIDTAGRLHNKINLMNELSKVKRVMQKVVGDAPHDVMLVLDGSTGQNAFEQAKQFTAATEVSCLAVTKLDGTAKGGVVIGISDQFQIPVKYIGVGEGIEDLQVFNKYEFVDSFFK
- a CDS encoding serine hydrolase domain-containing protein gives rise to the protein MSKSLLLLFVAVFCINCSSDNKESDTPPTEEPLYFPPLTGTTWKTKSVESLDWNKAAVQPLLDYLKLKNTKGFIILVNGQIVMENYFNGHDAATNWYWASAGKTLTSAMTGIAQQENLININNKVSQYIGTGWTSTPIDKENLITCKNLLTMTSGLNDATDDVTPSALTYTADAGTRWAYHNVYVKLQDVVAAASRQTWSAYFNTKLRDKIGMDGSWFASGNNSVYYSTTRSMARFGLLMYNKGKWNDDVILNESYFNEATNTSQNINLGYGYLWWLNGKASYHLPQSQASFQGSIIPTGPNDMFMALGKNDQKIYIVPSKKMVVIRMGEAADNVNLALSDFDKTLWTKINALYQ
- a CDS encoding DUF721 domain-containing protein, which produces MAKRLNNQSTVGDILKQIIEVNKLQSGMDEIDVKDAWRNLMGNGVNSYTNNVVLKGSTLYVQLTSAVLREELSHGKSKIIKMINEELRRDVVKDVVLR
- a CDS encoding nucleoside-diphosphate kinase encodes the protein MATNRTFTMIKPDAVQNGHIGNILAMITNGGFKIVSLKLTQLTVADAQAFYAVHAARPFYGELVEFMSRGPIVAAILEKENAVEDFRTLIGATNPADAAEGTIRKAYAASIGENAVHGSDSDENAAIESAFHFAGREQF